In Erigeron canadensis isolate Cc75 chromosome 1, C_canadensis_v1, whole genome shotgun sequence, a single window of DNA contains:
- the LOC122594371 gene encoding uncharacterized mitochondrial protein AtMg00810-like, translating to MNDSDRPLNNINGYQKLVGKLIYLTLTGPNISYVVHILSQFMHDPYESHLKLALRVIRKSTTGFNILLGSTPISWKSKKQGTISRSSAEAEFRALSVVTCEVI from the exons ATGAATGATTCTGATAGACCCCTTAATAACATTAATGGTTATCAAAAACTTGTTGGGAAATTGATCTATCTTACTCTCACTGGGCCAAATATATCCTATGTTGTTCATATTTTAAGTCAGTTTATGCATGATCCTTATGAGTCTCACTTAAAACTTGCATTGAGAGTTATAAG GAAAAGCACCACTGGTTTTAATATTCTCCTTGGTAGTACCCCCATTtcttggaaaagtaaaaaacaggGCACCATTTCTAGATCTTCTGCTGAAGCAGAATTTAGGGCCCTGTCTGTAGTTACTTGTGAAGTCATTTAG
- the LOC122578062 gene encoding monocopper oxidase-like protein SKU5, translated as MASSSFLYCLLLIYISLFVSFTLAEDPTVSYKFELTYITASPLGVPQQVIAINGKFPGPTINSTTNNNVVVNVRNKLDEDVLITWAGVQQKRSSWQDGVLGTNCPIPPKWNWTYNFQVKDQIGSYFYFPSLNFQRASGGFGSFIINPRSVIPTPFDNPAGDITIVIGDWYIRNHTDLRKTLDAGRALGMPDGVLINGKGPYRYNDTLVPDKIDYETINVEPGKTYRIRVSNVGVSTSLNFRIQNHNLLLAETEGSYTVQQNYTSLDIHVGQSYSFLITMDQNASSDYYIVASARFVNESTWKRVTGVGILHYSNSKGKASGPLPDPPQDQFDNTFSMNQARSIRGNVSASGARPNPQGSFKYGSINVTEVYILKNKPPVTINGKRRATLSGISFVNPTTPIRLADQYKLKGVYKLDFPTEPLTGPPKMETSVINGTYRGFMEVILQNNETKMHSYHIDGYAFFVVGMGYGEWTNDSRGTYNKWDGIARGTTQVFPGAWTAVLISLDNVGVWNLRTENLDSWYLGQETYIRIVNPEKNNKTELPMPDNALFCGALSRLQKPQDTSPATSIRISGGGYGWVGMMIMMLSSGLLF; from the exons atggCTTCTTCTAGCTTTCTCTATTGTCtccttttaatttacatttcCTTGTTTGTGAGCTTCACTTTAGCTGAAGATCCCACTGTTTCCTACAAATTTGAACTTACCTACATTACTGCTTCACCTCTTGGTGTCCCCCAACAG GTTATAGCCATCAATGGAAAATTTCCTGGCCCTACTATTAATTCAACAACTAATAACAATGTTGTTGTTAATGTGAGGAACAAATTAGATGAAGATGTCCTCATTACTTG GGCTGGTGTACAGCAAAAACGGAGTTCTTGGCAAGATGGTGTTCTTGGCACTAATTGTCCAATTCCCCCAAAGTGGAATTGGACTTATAACTTTCAAGTTAAAGATCAAATTGGCAGCTATTTTTACTTCCCTTCGCTAAATTTTCAACGAGCTTCGGGTGGTTTTGGTAGCTTCATTATAAATCCTAGGTCTGTTATTCCAACCCCATTTGATAATCCGGCTGGCGATATTACAATCGTGATTGGTGATTGGTACATTAGAAACCACACT GATTTAAGGAAGACCCTTGATGCTGGTCGAGCACTTGGCATGCCTGATGGGGTTCTTATTAATGGAAAAGGCCCTTACAGATATAACGATACTCTTGTCCCGGACAAGATTGATTATGAAACTATTAATGTCGAACCAG GCAAAACTTACCGTATTCGTGTAAGCAATGTTGGTGTGTCGACTAGTTTGAATTTTAGAATTCAAAACCACAACCTACTATTAGCAGAAACTGAGGGCTCATACACTGTGCAACAAAACTATACTAGTTTAGATATACATGTTGGACAATCATACTCATTTTTAATTACCATGGACCAAAATGCCAGTAGCGATTACTATATCGTTGCCAGTGCTAGATTCGTGAACGAATCCACCTGGAAAAGGGTTACTGGTGTTGGGATCTTGCACTACTCAAACTCTAAAGGGAAAGCCTCAGGCCCACTTCCTGACCCCCCTCAAGATCAGTTTGATAACACTTTCTCTATGAACCAAGCCCGGTCCATCAG GGGGAATGTTTCAGCTAGTGGTGCCCGACCTAACCCACAGGGTTCTTTTAAATACGGTTCTATTAATGTAACCGAAGTGTATATACTTAAAAACAAACCACCCGTGACCATTAACGGGAAACGAAGGGCTACACTTAGTGGGATCTCATTTGTGAATCCTACAACACCTATTAGGCTTGCTGATCAGTACAAACTGAAGGGAGTATATAAGCTCGATTTTCCTACCGAGCCCCTTACAGGACCACCGAAGATGGAGACATCGGTTATTAATGGAACCTATAGAGGATTTATGGAAGTTATATTACAAAATAATGAGACGAAAATGCATAGTTATCATATTGACGGATATGCATTTTTTGTAGTCGG AATGGGTTACGGTGAGTGGACAAATGATAGCAGAGGGACATACAATAAATGGGATGGCATTGCTCGTGGTACCACACAG GTTTTTCCTGGAGCATGGACGGCTGTTTTGATCTCTCTAGACAATGTAGGAGTATGGAACCTAAGAACCGAAAATCTTGACTCGTGGTATCTTGGTCAAGAAACCTATATCAGAATCGTTAATCCCGAGAAAAATAACAAGACAGAGTTGCCAATGCCTGACAACGCTCTTTTTTGCGGGGCCCTCAGCCGATTACAGAA GCCACAAGATACTTCTCCAGCGACATCCATTAGGATTTCCGGTGGCGGGTACGGCTGGGTCgggatgatgataatgatgctATCGAGTGGTCTCTTGTTCTGA
- the LOC122608809 gene encoding probable trehalose-phosphate phosphatase F — MDLKPKSGSPVLADTAPINKSRLGIQSNMFPCSQSGPSFSSSIKSGPRKKPGKLDDVRSNGWLDAMQSSSPPRKKIVKDFGVELAADDSDIVYNSWMLKYPSALNSFDHIINRANDKKVVIFLDYDGTLSPIVDDPDRAFMSADMHSAVKGVAEYFPTAIISGRSRDKVRELVGLAELYYAGSHGMDIMFPAEDTSSIDQSSYIRSTDKQGKEVNLFQPAREFLPMIDEVFKILVEVTKDIPGTKVENHKFCTSVHYRNVDEKSWLMVAQRVHDVLKEYPKLRLTHGRKVLEVRPVIDWDKGRAVEFLLESLGLSNSDDVLPIYIGDDRTDEDAFKVLREGNRGFGILVSSVPKESKAYLSLRDTLEVAEFLKSLVKWKHHGDTKPSDDMSTDICVKI, encoded by the exons ATGGATTTGAAGCCAAAAAGTGGTTCTCCTGTTCTTGCTGATACTGCTCCAATAAACAAATCTAGATTAGGAATCCAGTCCAATATGTTTCCTTGCTCACAATCCGGACCTTCATTTTCCTCGAGCATTAAATCAGGTCCAAGAAAGAAGCCTGGTAAGCTTGATGATGTACGTTCAAACGGTTGGCTTGATGCCATGCAGTCTTCTTCACCTCCTCGTAAGAAGATTGTTAAAGATTTTGGTGTTGAACTTGCGGCTGATGACAGTGATATAGTTTATAACTCTTGGATG CTTAAGTACCCATCAGCTCTGAACTCTTTTGATCACATCATAAACCGTGCAAACGATAAAAAGGTAGTGATCTTCTTAGATTATGATGGGACACTCTCACCAATTGTAGATGACCCTGATCGTGCTTTTATGTCTGCCGAT ATGCATTCTGCTGTGAAAGGTGTTGCAGAGTATTTTCCAACAGCAATAATTAGTGGAAGAAGCCGTGATAAGGTTCGCGAGTTAGTAGGACTAGCAGAACTATATTATGCAGGTAGTCATGGTATGGACATCATGTTTCCTGCTGAGGACACATCGTCTATTGACCAGTCGAGTTATATTAGATCTACTGACAAGCAG GGTAAGGAAGTGAACTTGTTCCAGCCTGCTAGAGAGTTTTTACCGATGATTGATGAG GTCTTTAAAATCCTTGTCGAGGTTACTAAAGATATTCCAGGCACAAAAGTGGAAAACCACAAATTTTGTACCTCTGTGCATTACCGTAATGTAGATGAGAAG AGTTGGCTTATGGTTGCACAACGCGTTCATGATGTCTTGAAAGAGTATCCTAAATTGCGACTAACACATGGACGGAAG GTTTTAGAGGTTCGTCCTGTCATTGATTGGGATAAAGGAAGGGCTGTTGAGTTTCTTCTTGAATCACTTG GGCTAAGTAACAGTGATGATGTGCTTCCGATTTATATAGGCGATGACAGAACAGATGAAGATGCATTCAAG GTTTTGAGAGAAGGAAACCGTGGATTTGGAATTCTTGTGTCGTCTGTGCCCAAAGAAAGCAAAGCCTATCTATCTTTAAGAGACACTTTGGAG gtgGCTGAGTTTCTCAAGAGCCTGGTGAAATGGAAGCACCATGGGGATACAAAACCATCAGATGATATGAGTACAGATATCTGTGTTAAAATTTAG